A genome region from Bdellovibrionales bacterium includes the following:
- a CDS encoding HAMP domain-containing histidine kinase, with product MVLTFAILFLAYVSTTLINLINWESSLGRGPRELVYYKYILDDIEPERRLEFLKRLENSATEKWMDFTISSEPIGPVFDLNRPTPPPPFSLFPSPPHREYTFELKGNPPQFINIKSTRNIPALFKQRFIINFTILTIAVILGVLATLAYVFRTIRAKMKMADTVIQSLQQGNLKARIPIDSGDEFRATWLRFNTMAGEIENLVINLKTVEQTRKHLLSELAHDLRTPIASLKISIETLQSNFERIAPEKRMDMLAGTMREIDYFSSLVEDLLFLGLVTEPKYRTTITEVNLNDLLQDEADAAEERHAHASYELLLPSQDYIISGDQKLLHRLFRNALDNAFAFTNKKVSIRLSCDEDFFAIDISDDGPGFSEEQIANYGQKRFTRSKSGQGSHPQRISVGLGSVIIRSIVEIYRGDLNVSNIVAEGKIKGARLYVRLPRNV from the coding sequence GTGGTCCTTACCTTCGCCATTCTTTTTCTCGCTTACGTCAGCACGACTCTCATCAACCTGATCAACTGGGAATCTTCCTTGGGTCGCGGCCCGCGTGAACTCGTATATTATAAATATATTCTTGATGATATTGAGCCCGAGCGTCGGTTGGAGTTTCTAAAACGATTAGAGAACTCGGCGACAGAAAAATGGATGGACTTTACTATTAGCTCTGAGCCCATAGGACCCGTGTTTGATCTCAACCGCCCGACCCCACCCCCGCCGTTTTCACTGTTTCCCTCGCCACCTCACCGAGAATACACTTTCGAACTTAAGGGCAACCCACCGCAATTTATCAACATCAAATCCACGCGAAACATTCCTGCACTCTTTAAACAACGCTTTATCATCAATTTTACGATTCTCACGATCGCCGTCATCTTGGGAGTATTAGCAACGTTGGCTTACGTTTTTCGCACGATTCGCGCGAAGATGAAAATGGCTGATACCGTGATTCAAAGTCTCCAGCAGGGGAATCTCAAAGCTCGTATCCCGATCGATTCTGGGGATGAGTTCCGAGCCACTTGGCTTCGGTTTAATACAATGGCCGGAGAAATAGAAAACTTGGTGATCAATCTTAAGACCGTCGAGCAAACTCGAAAGCACTTACTGAGCGAATTGGCCCATGACCTAAGAACTCCAATCGCTTCTCTTAAAATTTCCATAGAGACTCTGCAATCCAATTTTGAGCGAATTGCACCCGAGAAAAGAATGGATATGTTGGCCGGGACAATGAGAGAAATCGATTATTTCTCCTCTCTCGTAGAGGATCTGTTATTCCTGGGGCTCGTTACGGAGCCGAAATATCGCACGACAATTACCGAAGTGAATCTGAACGACCTCCTTCAAGACGAAGCTGATGCCGCCGAAGAACGGCATGCTCATGCCTCCTACGAGCTACTTCTCCCTTCTCAGGATTACATCATTTCCGGAGATCAAAAGCTTCTCCACCGTTTATTTAGAAACGCACTTGATAATGCCTTTGCCTTCACGAATAAAAAAGTAAGCATCCGGCTCTCTTGCGATGAAGACTTCTTTGCGATCGATATTTCCGATGATGGGCCTGGATTCTCCGAAGAACAAATTGCAAATTACGGGCAAAAAAGATTCACCCGATCAAAAAGTGGTCAGGGATCCCACCCTCAACGTATTTCTGTGGGACTCGGCTCCGTGATTATACGTTCGATTGTTGAAATCTATCGAGGCGATCTCAATGTCAGTAACATCGTCGCCGAGGGAAAAATTAAAGGCGCAAGACTCTACGTGCGCCTTCCCCGAAACGTCTAA
- a CDS encoding AAA family ATPase codes for MIDDIKNLDPKDSRDNVPPNSDDGQKPMPSLDDLQKEFQELVRKKFGSGVHVIAVDNPPPVSPGPDKSEKAKNQIRDFKLTPKDIVEHLNTLVIGQENAKKSLAIAVADHYRHIQAEADGDVSPHFQKQNVLLLGPTGVGKTFLVRSIAKLIGVPFVKADATRFTEVGYVGANVDDVIRDLVQQADGDISLAENGIVYVDEIDKIASSPGMMGKDVSGRGVQFGFLKLLEDTEVDLNNGGDIASQFKNMMSLQKKGKVSKEMISTKNILFIFSGAFPEMNSIIKKRVSNSGIGFHSTPESKSDDRDKDYLSLVKTEDLVKFGFEQEFIGRLPVVTSCHPLTEDNLFEILKNSEASIINQYVRNFDHYGVNLSFSDDGLREIAKMAYEQKTGARALVKVCDQVLRDFKYELPRPEITDLTITPEVVFNPQGLLQYLVSQPAKH; via the coding sequence ATGATAGACGACATTAAAAATTTAGATCCCAAAGACTCCAGAGATAACGTCCCACCGAATTCCGATGACGGGCAGAAGCCCATGCCTTCTCTTGATGATCTCCAAAAAGAATTCCAGGAACTCGTGCGTAAAAAGTTTGGCTCTGGAGTCCATGTGATTGCTGTCGATAACCCTCCGCCAGTTTCTCCTGGGCCTGATAAATCTGAAAAAGCTAAAAATCAAATTCGTGATTTTAAACTGACACCGAAAGACATCGTTGAGCATTTAAATACCTTGGTCATCGGCCAGGAGAATGCAAAGAAATCGTTGGCGATTGCCGTCGCCGATCATTATCGTCATATCCAAGCCGAAGCGGATGGAGATGTATCTCCGCACTTTCAAAAGCAAAACGTTCTCCTATTAGGACCGACCGGTGTGGGTAAAACGTTTTTGGTGCGTTCGATCGCAAAACTGATCGGCGTTCCATTTGTAAAAGCCGACGCAACTCGCTTTACCGAAGTGGGCTACGTGGGTGCTAACGTGGACGACGTCATTCGAGATTTAGTCCAGCAAGCCGACGGAGATATATCGCTCGCCGAAAACGGGATCGTCTATGTCGATGAAATCGACAAGATCGCCAGTTCTCCAGGAATGATGGGGAAGGATGTGAGTGGTCGAGGAGTTCAATTTGGCTTTCTTAAACTTCTCGAAGACACGGAAGTCGACTTGAATAATGGAGGAGACATTGCCTCTCAATTTAAAAACATGATGAGTCTTCAAAAGAAGGGTAAAGTATCCAAGGAAATGATTAGCACTAAGAATATTCTCTTTATCTTTAGTGGGGCGTTTCCAGAAATGAATAGCATCATTAAAAAACGCGTCAGCAATAGCGGAATCGGTTTCCATTCGACACCGGAAAGTAAATCCGACGATCGAGACAAGGATTATTTAAGTCTCGTAAAAACCGAAGACTTAGTTAAATTTGGTTTTGAACAGGAGTTTATTGGTCGTTTGCCGGTAGTCACTTCCTGCCATCCTCTGACCGAAGATAATTTGTTCGAAATTCTTAAAAATTCCGAAGCTTCGATCATCAATCAATACGTGAGAAACTTTGATCACTACGGTGTGAATTTGAGCTTTAGTGACGACGGGCTCAGAGAGATCGCTAAAATGGCATACGAGCAAAAAACCGGAGCGAGAGCTTTAGTCAAAGTCTGCGATCAGGTTCTTCGGGATTTCAAGTACGAATTACCCAGACCGGAAATCACTGATCTAACGATCACTCCAGAAGTGGTGTTCAATCCGCAGGGACTTTTACAGTATTTAGTGTCTCAACCGGCGAAACATTAG
- a CDS encoding 2OG-Fe(II) oxygenase, whose protein sequence is MTIDPSDLQICAQALKNKGYIVTDRLFPSSLTQQLLNDLKSLQIKKSLIQSTTGRARHLQSDRRGDFIFWLDSTSPAQIQFLKAMEDLRNGLNEHLYLNLREGEFHYAVYPAHTHYDKHRDTFHESDDRTISFLLYMNPTWIAEDGGELHIFSETDEEVVVEKITPAFNRCVLFLSALFPHEVKFTKKERFSVAGWLKKPSGSGF, encoded by the coding sequence ATGACTATTGACCCCTCTGATCTCCAAATCTGTGCCCAGGCTCTCAAAAACAAGGGGTACATTGTTACTGATAGGCTTTTTCCCTCGAGCTTAACTCAGCAACTTTTAAACGATTTAAAATCACTTCAGATTAAAAAATCGTTAATTCAGTCCACCACGGGGCGCGCTCGTCATCTCCAAAGCGATAGGCGCGGTGACTTTATTTTTTGGTTAGATTCGACAAGCCCTGCCCAAATCCAATTTTTAAAAGCCATGGAGGATTTACGAAATGGACTTAACGAACATTTATATCTCAATTTGCGCGAGGGAGAGTTTCACTACGCAGTTTATCCAGCTCACACTCACTATGATAAACACCGAGATACCTTTCACGAATCGGATGATCGCACGATTTCGTTTCTCCTCTATATGAATCCAACTTGGATCGCAGAAGATGGAGGAGAGTTACACATTTTTAGTGAAACTGACGAAGAGGTTGTTGTTGAAAAAATCACCCCTGCCTTTAACCGCTGCGTGCTTTTTTTAAGTGCTCTTTTCCCCCACGAGGTAAAATTCACAAAAAAAGAGCGTTTTTCGGTCGCTGGATGGCTCAAAAAGCCCTCTGGGAGCGGTTTTTAG
- a CDS encoding DUF507 family protein, with protein MIISEDRQGHLARILVDTLWGEEVIDFDEDHEDVIIRHMKMAISQWVQEQGDMDEIVRHKISALQRGVGEGTPEWTVLYKKYMQEEMARKGHR; from the coding sequence ATGATTATTAGTGAAGACCGCCAAGGGCACTTAGCTCGCATACTTGTCGACACCCTTTGGGGCGAAGAAGTTATCGATTTTGATGAAGATCATGAAGATGTCATCATCCGCCACATGAAAATGGCCATCTCTCAGTGGGTTCAAGAGCAAGGGGATATGGACGAGATCGTCCGTCACAAAATCTCGGCACTTCAGCGAGGTGTGGGCGAAGGAACGCCGGAGTGGACTGTTCTTTACAAAAAATATATGCAAGAAGAGATGGCTCGCAAAGGTCATCGCTAA
- a CDS encoding DUF507 family protein, with amino-acid sequence MRLNPFQIESLSKRIINHLEEKKLITFRESKEKTLRRALEIIQSDFDEEKQLEAEVNAKLDELEKNPQEGFERHKMFRMLKRKMAEEKGIVL; translated from the coding sequence ATGCGATTAAACCCATTCCAAATAGAGAGTCTATCTAAGCGAATCATCAACCATCTCGAAGAGAAAAAGCTCATTACTTTTAGAGAAAGTAAGGAGAAAACTCTGCGACGAGCTCTCGAAATCATTCAAAGTGATTTCGACGAAGAAAAACAGCTCGAAGCCGAAGTGAATGCCAAACTCGACGAACTCGAAAAGAATCCTCAGGAAGGATTTGAACGCCACAAAATGTTCCGAATGCTCAAAAGAAAAATGGCTGAGGAAAAAGGAATTGTTCTATGA
- a CDS encoding PBP1A family penicillin-binding protein has translation MHIRKLFKWLIGSALTLSIIVIVTIVVAGTIIFVKTNQIVQESFAKKTFLSPTQFFSDTFELQLGQTLDEELLISRFTSQNYRQKSWGSTLQSADYSIGTGGDCTSLNSDAVKCIAFSNHQAQRLQIVATDELNKILVLVEVDPKTQAYKSVSAISLFPQLFAQYLGESPVMQERVTLDKFPRHCIDAVLAVEDPLFLEHGGISTRGLLRAVFVNLTQRRAAQGGSTITQQLVKNQVLTSDKTIRRKIKEIVLAIVVDAQIPKDEILEAYLNIIYLGQQGNYQVRGYAAASRYYFNKDLRHLNLAECSLLAAVLNNPGRYNPFTKTENALARRKKVLGDMLEQNRILEEDFKLASEAPLPTRSTVELKETAPYFVDAVVQDLKKNFSQDLSGYKVFTTLRLEAQAFAQKAVQKNLDALESSSKYHQEHKSHSLQGTLVSADPVTGEVVALVGGRDHRRTPYNRVLSSQRQIGSTFKPIVFLTALADTDGFTPMTTLENTSYTYKYGKQKWEPKNYDNTFSEKVPAFYALKESLNIPTARLAIQTGLPRIVSVARELGITSRLDPVPALSLGAFEATALEVLDVYTTIQRMGLKIPLKFVRKVQNEDGETLYTPEDSPPQQVLKPENFASLISMMEEGLRTGTGAGTRARGFVQTAAGKTGTTSNYKDAWFAGFTPDLVSVVWVGYDDNTPVKLSGATAALPIWTDYMKDSTRSSAQLFFNWPAQGQQKLTLSKEELVEAGVPENKAIPVDLLFYPN, from the coding sequence ATGCATATTCGCAAGCTATTTAAGTGGCTGATTGGCAGTGCACTGACGCTCTCTATCATAGTCATTGTCACCATTGTTGTCGCCGGAACTATTATTTTCGTTAAAACAAATCAAATTGTGCAGGAAAGTTTTGCTAAAAAAACCTTTCTCTCCCCCACCCAATTCTTTTCAGACACCTTCGAATTGCAGCTCGGGCAAACACTTGATGAAGAACTGCTCATTTCTCGATTTACGTCTCAAAATTACCGGCAGAAATCTTGGGGATCGACCCTTCAATCTGCGGACTACTCTATAGGAACTGGCGGCGATTGCACCTCTCTCAACTCGGATGCGGTCAAATGCATCGCTTTTTCTAATCACCAGGCTCAACGCCTCCAGATTGTCGCCACCGATGAGCTCAATAAGATCCTGGTATTGGTCGAAGTCGATCCTAAAACTCAAGCATACAAGAGCGTGTCGGCCATATCGCTTTTCCCTCAACTTTTTGCTCAATACTTGGGCGAATCACCCGTGATGCAAGAGCGTGTGACTCTTGATAAGTTTCCTCGTCATTGCATCGATGCCGTCCTTGCCGTCGAAGATCCGTTGTTTTTAGAGCACGGGGGGATTTCCACGCGCGGCCTTTTACGCGCCGTTTTCGTGAATTTGACCCAGCGACGGGCGGCTCAAGGCGGGAGCACCATCACTCAACAGCTTGTCAAAAACCAGGTGCTCACATCAGACAAAACAATTCGACGGAAAATCAAAGAAATTGTTCTCGCCATTGTGGTCGATGCTCAAATCCCGAAAGACGAGATTTTAGAAGCTTACCTCAACATCATTTACTTAGGTCAGCAGGGAAATTATCAAGTGCGGGGCTATGCTGCCGCTTCAAGATATTATTTTAATAAAGATCTTCGGCACCTGAATCTTGCCGAATGCTCTTTACTGGCGGCCGTCTTAAATAACCCCGGTCGCTACAATCCTTTTACTAAAACCGAAAACGCTCTGGCTCGTCGTAAAAAAGTACTCGGCGATATGCTCGAGCAGAATCGAATTCTCGAAGAAGATTTTAAACTGGCATCCGAAGCCCCTCTGCCCACTCGATCGACCGTGGAGCTCAAGGAGACCGCGCCTTACTTTGTCGATGCCGTTGTGCAGGATTTAAAAAAGAATTTTTCTCAAGATCTCTCCGGATACAAAGTTTTTACAACCCTTCGTTTGGAAGCCCAAGCCTTTGCACAGAAAGCGGTGCAAAAAAATCTCGACGCTTTGGAAAGCTCTTCCAAATATCATCAAGAACATAAATCTCACTCACTGCAAGGAACACTCGTCTCCGCAGACCCTGTCACGGGCGAAGTGGTCGCTCTCGTCGGTGGACGAGATCATCGTCGCACCCCTTACAATCGTGTGCTTTCGAGCCAAAGACAAATTGGATCGACATTTAAACCTATTGTTTTTCTGACGGCTTTGGCGGACACCGATGGATTTACTCCGATGACAACTCTCGAAAATACTTCCTACACCTACAAATACGGAAAACAAAAGTGGGAGCCAAAAAACTACGACAATACTTTTTCCGAGAAGGTTCCCGCATTTTACGCTCTCAAAGAGTCACTGAATATTCCTACGGCCCGCCTGGCGATCCAGACAGGCCTACCTCGGATTGTGAGCGTCGCACGTGAGTTAGGGATCACTTCTAGGCTCGACCCAGTGCCCGCGTTGAGCCTCGGAGCATTTGAGGCTACGGCCTTAGAGGTCTTAGACGTTTACACAACCATTCAGCGCATGGGTCTAAAAATTCCACTGAAATTTGTGCGCAAAGTGCAAAATGAAGATGGCGAAACTCTTTACACGCCAGAGGATTCTCCTCCTCAACAAGTTCTAAAACCAGAAAATTTTGCCTCGCTGATTTCAATGATGGAGGAAGGCCTACGAACGGGAACCGGCGCTGGAACTCGGGCTCGGGGCTTTGTTCAGACGGCCGCAGGAAAAACGGGAACGACCTCGAACTACAAAGACGCATGGTTCGCAGGGTTTACTCCCGATCTCGTCAGTGTAGTTTGGGTGGGCTATGACGATAATACCCCTGTCAAGCTTTCGGGCGCCACAGCAGCGCTGCCGATATGGACAGATTATATGAAAGATTCGACGCGATCTTCCGCTCAGCTTTTTTTCAATTGGCCCGCTCAAGGACAACAAAAATTAACTCTAAGCAAAGAGGAATTAGTTGAGGCCGGAGTGCCTGAAAATAAGGCTATACCCGTCGACCTCCTTTTTTACCCCAACTAG
- the ileS gene encoding isoleucine--tRNA ligase, whose product MAQEIDYKNTINLPKTDFPMKADLAIREPETVKRWLDNKIYEKMIARRKDAPIFAMQDGPPYANGGLHMGHVLNKCLKDITIKYQNLQKRKAVFIPGWDCHGLPIEHKVIKDLGAKAKEATPTMIRELCRKEALKWVSHQREQFQRLGIIADWENPYLTLAKEFEAEEVRELGRILKNGVLYRGKKPVYWCYALQTALAEAEIEYAPHKSPSVYVKFPYAPESKFGKFDKPVNIVIWTTTPWSLPSNVAIAFNKDFEYTFFSAGEEYFLIARKMKEFFEKETGVELTDTGKTFIGSQFEGGKATHPFYERDSELILGDHVTLDAGTGAVHTAPGHGHDDYLVSLVYDLPIISPINDRGEYTDEVPEYAGTHVFKANPLIVERLKESGRLVAMKTIEHSYPHCWRSKTPLIYRATSQWFIRMDDSNYNIRKMALGEIEKTNFFPDWGVKRLTAMIEARPDWCISRQRNWGVPIPVFYCKSCEYAHMTEHMINHVADLMEKGAGIEAYFEGSTEELLDGNTECPECGANDWKKGSDILDVWFDSGASHAAVQNRRDGLTMPADLYLEGSDQHRGWFQTSLISAVASQGHAPFKTLLTHNFVNDEHGRKMSKSLGNYVDPMDLIKSSGAELLRLWTSSQDYGQDMNFSQEGFKRISETYRRYRNTFRFLVGNISDFNRSTDYVAYADLQPLDQWALTRLNELVETVTAAYEKYEYFKVYHALNNYFTVDLSAHYLDILKDRLYTWKTTGQGRRAAQTVLFEITQALVSMMAPITSFLAEETHSHFVGKSAESVFLTDFPQPNKNWHNETIAKDFEVLFQLRSEVSKQLEDMRRDKVIGSSLEAQVNLTSKDAELTILKKYFKNLPEFFIVSKVTVNEGARTVICQKATGEKCVRCWYYDELGTNAAHPKVCPKCAEALT is encoded by the coding sequence GTGGCTCAGGAAATCGATTACAAGAATACTATCAATTTACCTAAAACAGACTTTCCGATGAAGGCTGATTTGGCGATACGAGAGCCTGAGACCGTCAAGCGTTGGCTCGACAATAAAATTTACGAAAAAATGATCGCTCGTCGTAAAGACGCGCCGATCTTCGCAATGCAAGATGGCCCACCCTACGCCAACGGTGGGCTTCACATGGGTCACGTTCTGAACAAGTGCCTTAAAGACATTACGATCAAGTATCAAAACTTACAAAAGCGCAAAGCCGTATTTATTCCGGGCTGGGACTGTCACGGTCTCCCTATCGAACATAAAGTCATTAAAGATCTCGGAGCTAAAGCCAAAGAAGCCACGCCCACAATGATTCGCGAACTGTGTCGCAAAGAAGCCCTCAAGTGGGTGTCTCACCAGCGCGAACAGTTTCAACGTTTAGGCATTATTGCGGATTGGGAAAATCCGTATCTCACCCTCGCTAAGGAGTTCGAAGCGGAAGAAGTTCGAGAACTCGGGCGCATTTTAAAAAATGGCGTACTTTATCGCGGTAAAAAGCCCGTGTACTGGTGCTATGCTCTACAAACCGCACTGGCCGAAGCGGAAATCGAATACGCTCCCCACAAAAGTCCGTCGGTCTACGTTAAATTCCCGTACGCTCCCGAGAGCAAGTTCGGAAAATTTGACAAGCCGGTGAATATTGTCATCTGGACCACCACTCCTTGGTCACTTCCAAGCAACGTGGCCATCGCTTTTAATAAAGATTTCGAATACACCTTTTTCTCGGCGGGCGAAGAGTACTTCCTTATCGCTCGTAAGATGAAAGAATTTTTCGAAAAAGAAACCGGCGTGGAACTCACCGATACGGGAAAGACATTTATCGGCTCTCAATTTGAGGGCGGGAAGGCCACTCATCCGTTCTATGAGCGTGATTCCGAATTGATTCTCGGGGATCACGTCACTCTCGATGCCGGAACCGGTGCGGTTCACACAGCCCCAGGACATGGACATGATGATTACTTAGTCTCTTTAGTTTACGACCTTCCGATCATCAGCCCCATCAATGATCGTGGCGAGTATACCGACGAAGTTCCTGAATACGCAGGAACTCACGTGTTCAAAGCAAATCCTCTCATCGTAGAACGACTTAAAGAGAGCGGTCGCCTGGTCGCCATGAAGACCATCGAACACAGCTACCCCCACTGCTGGCGCAGTAAAACGCCTTTGATCTACCGCGCCACTTCGCAGTGGTTTATCCGCATGGATGATTCCAACTATAACATTCGCAAAATGGCTCTCGGAGAAATCGAAAAGACCAACTTCTTTCCCGACTGGGGTGTAAAGCGCCTCACGGCGATGATCGAAGCTCGCCCGGATTGGTGTATTAGTCGCCAACGCAACTGGGGAGTTCCAATCCCCGTCTTTTACTGCAAAAGTTGCGAATACGCTCACATGACCGAACACATGATCAATCACGTGGCGGATCTTATGGAGAAAGGCGCCGGTATCGAGGCCTACTTCGAAGGATCGACAGAGGAACTTCTCGACGGCAATACGGAATGCCCCGAGTGCGGTGCGAATGATTGGAAAAAAGGTTCCGACATCCTTGATGTTTGGTTTGATAGCGGAGCGTCTCATGCTGCGGTTCAAAACCGTCGCGATGGATTAACTATGCCTGCCGATTTATACCTCGAAGGCAGTGACCAACATCGCGGTTGGTTTCAAACCAGTTTGATTTCGGCAGTGGCCTCCCAAGGTCATGCTCCGTTTAAGACTTTGCTCACACATAATTTTGTCAACGACGAGCACGGCCGCAAGATGAGTAAGAGTTTAGGAAACTACGTCGACCCTATGGACCTCATCAAATCCAGCGGTGCCGAACTGCTACGCCTATGGACGTCGTCTCAGGATTACGGTCAAGACATGAACTTTAGCCAAGAGGGTTTTAAGCGCATCTCGGAAACTTACCGTCGGTATCGCAATACGTTTAGATTCTTAGTTGGCAACATTAGCGATTTTAATCGCTCCACAGATTACGTGGCTTATGCAGATCTCCAACCTTTGGATCAATGGGCTCTCACGCGTCTCAATGAACTGGTTGAAACTGTGACGGCAGCCTACGAAAAGTACGAATACTTTAAAGTCTATCACGCCCTCAATAACTACTTCACCGTAGATCTTTCCGCGCATTACTTAGATATTCTTAAAGATCGCCTTTACACCTGGAAAACTACTGGTCAAGGCCGTCGCGCCGCTCAAACCGTTTTGTTCGAAATCACTCAAGCGCTAGTGAGTATGATGGCACCGATCACGTCCTTCTTGGCCGAAGAGACCCACTCGCACTTCGTCGGTAAATCTGCCGAGAGTGTGTTCCTAACGGATTTCCCACAGCCCAATAAAAATTGGCATAACGAAACGATCGCGAAAGACTTCGAGGTTCTGTTTCAGTTACGCTCGGAAGTTTCCAAGCAGCTCGAGGACATGCGGCGCGATAAGGTGATTGGCTCAAGCCTAGAAGCTCAAGTCAATCTCACCTCTAAGGATGCCGAGCTTACGATTCTTAAAAAATATTTTAAAAATCTTCCCGAATTCTTTATCGTCTCGAAAGTCACTGTGAACGAAGGAGCGCGCACCGTGATCTGCCAAAAGGCAACGGGGGAAAAGTGTGTTCGTTGTTGGTACTACGACGAATTAGGAACAAATGCGGCTCACCCTAAAGTTTGCCCCAAATGTGCGGAAGCTTTAACCTGA
- the lspA gene encoding signal peptidase II — translation MKKYLILLALGGFVICLDQLTKIYIHTQFQHGESISVIHNFFNITYVRNPGAAFGFLRDAHETLRTLFFLSVPPIAALIIVFMIRSTPMSDLLTIISLSLIFGGAIGNYIDRLWHGFVVDFLDFHYKGMWSYPAFNVADIAIVTGICLMLLMEVMRALNEKKMKKA, via the coding sequence ATGAAGAAATACCTTATTTTGTTGGCGCTCGGTGGATTTGTCATTTGTCTGGATCAACTCACAAAAATCTATATCCACACCCAATTTCAGCATGGCGAATCGATCTCGGTCATTCATAATTTTTTTAACATCACTTATGTGCGTAATCCGGGCGCCGCTTTTGGTTTTTTAAGAGACGCCCACGAAACTCTTCGTACCCTCTTTTTTCTTTCCGTTCCGCCGATCGCCGCTCTCATTATTGTATTTATGATTCGCTCCACCCCAATGAGCGACTTACTCACCATTATTTCTTTATCGCTCATCTTTGGTGGCGCCATCGGAAACTATATCGATCGCCTCTGGCACGGTTTTGTCGTCGACTTTTTGGACTTTCACTACAAAGGCATGTGGTCTTATCCCGCGTTTAATGTGGCAGATATCGCCATCGTCACGGGGATCTGTTTAATGCTTTTGATGGAAGTGATGCGCGCGCTGAACGAAAAGAAAATGAAGAAGGCGTAA
- the lgt gene encoding prolipoprotein diacylglyceryl transferase yields MTVIAGPLPIIELGSTILPTYQIFISLILTGLVLWSYYRADQKMLSISTTLDVFMVALVCGGLGARGLHVIYEEPSYYIENPLRVFFFWNGGFVYWGGFIGAFIGGALTLRHKKESFKHWLDFFAPVASLGYALGRLVCFLVGCCYGRYCDLPWAYGFQEYSDTTGIHISYRHPTQLYAAGLELGLLLIILGIEKSQRWKNSPGRLFALWLLLHSMCRLVVEFFRDDDRGPIIGSLSISSWICLIMILLVSLYFIKVRSSANAQDLSN; encoded by the coding sequence GTGACCGTCATCGCGGGTCCATTACCTATTATTGAATTAGGTTCGACCATCCTTCCCACCTATCAAATTTTTATAAGCTTAATACTCACGGGCTTGGTCTTGTGGTCCTATTATCGAGCCGATCAAAAAATGCTATCGATCTCAACCACTCTGGATGTCTTTATGGTGGCGTTGGTGTGTGGCGGTCTTGGAGCGCGCGGGCTTCATGTGATTTACGAAGAACCCTCGTACTATATTGAAAATCCCCTGCGTGTTTTCTTTTTTTGGAATGGCGGATTCGTTTACTGGGGTGGGTTTATTGGTGCTTTCATTGGCGGAGCGCTCACCCTCCGTCACAAGAAAGAATCCTTTAAACACTGGCTGGACTTTTTCGCACCGGTGGCTTCCCTCGGCTACGCCTTAGGACGACTGGTCTGTTTTTTAGTGGGTTGCTGTTACGGTCGGTATTGCGATTTACCCTGGGCCTACGGATTCCAAGAGTACAGCGATACAACGGGGATTCATATTTCTTATCGGCATCCCACCCAGTTGTACGCCGCCGGGCTTGAGCTCGGATTACTCTTGATTATTTTAGGGATCGAAAAATCACAACGCTGGAAGAACTCTCCCGGTCGATTATTTGCTCTCTGGTTATTACTGCATTCTATGTGTCGACTAGTCGTTGAGTTCTTTAGAGATGATGACCGCGGACCGATCATCGGTTCTCTCAGTATATCCAGTTGGATTTGTCTCATAATGATACTTTTGGTTTCTCTCTACTTTATAAAGGTGAGATCCTCGGCTAACGCTCAGGATCTGTCGAATTAG
- a CDS encoding HU family DNA-binding protein produces MNKAELIEKVANDVECTKAQAERLLDATLDIIKKSVKKGDEVKLVGFGTFAKAKRKARKGRNPQTGSEIKIPAAWYPKFRPGQEFKTLVK; encoded by the coding sequence ATGAACAAAGCAGAACTCATCGAAAAAGTAGCGAATGATGTTGAGTGCACAAAGGCACAAGCAGAACGTCTTCTCGATGCAACTCTCGACATCATCAAAAAATCTGTAAAAAAAGGTGACGAAGTGAAGCTTGTTGGTTTTGGAACATTCGCAAAAGCGAAAAGAAAAGCTCGTAAAGGCCGTAATCCTCAAACTGGTTCTGAAATCAAAATTCCTGCAGCTTGGTATCCTAAATTCCGCCCAGGCCAAGAATTCAAAACTCTCGTAAAATAA